One Entelurus aequoreus isolate RoL-2023_Sb linkage group LG09, RoL_Eaeq_v1.1, whole genome shotgun sequence genomic window carries:
- the st3gal7 gene encoding ST3 beta-galactoside alpha-2,3-sialyltransferase 7 isoform X2: MVILNLLSVEEETRGRSPLLPEAAEAAATTHKQEAAQMQSKPFFLSSAAQMFLDSESWGRQNKCQRICEKRSENLSVSVVLLVGCYSAILLPAYFPLQKHSVIDEQDPKHLDLLNRSALQLCRPHWCVDRLKSLPRCSGLMDIPVFVLRDAGWDMPPPLGLRGSKEHLARALAALPQPDLPPSLRRSGERCRRCVVVGSGGVLLGSHLGSHIDQYGVVIRMNNAPVLGYERDAGSHTTIRVTYPEGAPSSADDYNKTDIVALAVFKSLDLDWLTSIITKQPLSLWSKLWFWKEVVDHIPLRPENFRILHPEIIRKTAEVLQRYSVKQGKMVPTLGAGAVVMALQLCDHVSLAGFGYDMQHPHAPLHYYETIPMAAMKAQVVHDVSAEKLFLRELVAAGAVTDLTGAL, encoded by the exons ATGGTGATCCTGAATCTCTTGAGCGTAGAAGAAGAGACACGCGGCCGCTCTCCGTTGCTGCCGGAGGCTGCAGAAGCTGCTGCAACGACACACAAACAAGAGGCCGCACAAATGCAATCAAAGCCCTTTTTCCTCAGCAG tgctgcacagatgtttctggattctgagtcatggggaaggcaaaataaatgtcaaaggatctgcgagaaaag AAGCGAGAACCTTAGCGTCAGTGTGGTTCTTCTAGTGGGATGCTACTCTGCTATTCTACTTCCAGCATATTTCCCCCTGCAGAAACACTCCGTCATTGATGAGCAGGATCCCAAACACCTG GACTTGTTGAACCGCTCGGCCCTCCAGTTGTGTCGGCCCCACTGGTGTGTGGACCGCCTGAAGTCTCTGCCCCGCTGCTCGGGCCTGATGGACATTCCAGTGTTTGTGCTGCGAGACGCTGGCTGGGACATGCCTCCTCCTCTCGGGCTACGAGGGAGCAAAGAGCATCTGGCTCGGGCTCTGGCCGCTCTGCCTCAGCCGGACCTGCCACCATCGCTGAGGAGGAGTGGGGAGCGCTGCAGGCGCTGTGTGGTTGTGGGCAGTGGAGGGGTCCTGCTTGGGAGCCATCTTGGATCTCACATCGATCAATACGGTGTTGTCATCAG GATGAACAACGCTCCAGTGCTGGGCTACGAGAGAGACGCTGGTTCTCACACCACCATCCGCGTGACGTACCCAGAGGGAGCGCCCAGCTCTGCCGACGACTACAACAAGACGGACATTGTTGCTCTCGCGGTCTTTAAGAGTCTGGACCTGGACTGGCTGACTTCTATCATCACTAAACAACCACTG AGCTTGTGGTCCAAGCTGTGGTTCTGGAAGGAGGTGGTGGACCACATTCCCTTGAGACCAGAGAACTTCCGGATCCTCCACCCAGAGATCATTCGCAAGACTGCGGAAGTCCTGCAGAGATACTCTGTGAAACAAGGAAAG ATGGTGCCCACACTGGGTGCTGGTGCTGTGGTGATGGCTCTGCAGCTGTGTGACCACGTCAGCCTGGCAGGCTTTGGCTACGACATGCAGCATCCTCACGCTCCGCTCCACTACTACGAGACCATACCAATGGCTGCCATGAAGGCTCAG GTGGTGCATGACGTCAGCGCTGAGAAGCTCTTCCTGAGGGAGCTGGTGGCTGCAGGAGCTGTGACTGACCTCACGGGAGCGCTGTGA
- the st3gal7 gene encoding ST3 beta-galactoside alpha-2,3-sialyltransferase 7 isoform X1: MVILNLLSVEEETRGRSPLLPEAAEAAATTHKQEAAQMQSKPFFLSRSVSFWASDRPLYLSSSAAQMFLDSESWGRQNKCQRICEKRSENLSVSVVLLVGCYSAILLPAYFPLQKHSVIDEQDPKHLDLLNRSALQLCRPHWCVDRLKSLPRCSGLMDIPVFVLRDAGWDMPPPLGLRGSKEHLARALAALPQPDLPPSLRRSGERCRRCVVVGSGGVLLGSHLGSHIDQYGVVIRMNNAPVLGYERDAGSHTTIRVTYPEGAPSSADDYNKTDIVALAVFKSLDLDWLTSIITKQPLSLWSKLWFWKEVVDHIPLRPENFRILHPEIIRKTAEVLQRYSVKQGKMVPTLGAGAVVMALQLCDHVSLAGFGYDMQHPHAPLHYYETIPMAAMKAQVVHDVSAEKLFLRELVAAGAVTDLTGAL; encoded by the exons ATGGTGATCCTGAATCTCTTGAGCGTAGAAGAAGAGACACGCGGCCGCTCTCCGTTGCTGCCGGAGGCTGCAGAAGCTGCTGCAACGACACACAAACAAGAGGCCGCACAAATGCAATCAAAGCCCTTTTTCCTCAGCAG gtcagtgagtttctgggcttctgacagaccattgtatctttcatccagtgctgcacagatgtttctggattctgagtcatggggaaggcaaaataaatgtcaaaggatctgcgagaaaag AAGCGAGAACCTTAGCGTCAGTGTGGTTCTTCTAGTGGGATGCTACTCTGCTATTCTACTTCCAGCATATTTCCCCCTGCAGAAACACTCCGTCATTGATGAGCAGGATCCCAAACACCTG GACTTGTTGAACCGCTCGGCCCTCCAGTTGTGTCGGCCCCACTGGTGTGTGGACCGCCTGAAGTCTCTGCCCCGCTGCTCGGGCCTGATGGACATTCCAGTGTTTGTGCTGCGAGACGCTGGCTGGGACATGCCTCCTCCTCTCGGGCTACGAGGGAGCAAAGAGCATCTGGCTCGGGCTCTGGCCGCTCTGCCTCAGCCGGACCTGCCACCATCGCTGAGGAGGAGTGGGGAGCGCTGCAGGCGCTGTGTGGTTGTGGGCAGTGGAGGGGTCCTGCTTGGGAGCCATCTTGGATCTCACATCGATCAATACGGTGTTGTCATCAG GATGAACAACGCTCCAGTGCTGGGCTACGAGAGAGACGCTGGTTCTCACACCACCATCCGCGTGACGTACCCAGAGGGAGCGCCCAGCTCTGCCGACGACTACAACAAGACGGACATTGTTGCTCTCGCGGTCTTTAAGAGTCTGGACCTGGACTGGCTGACTTCTATCATCACTAAACAACCACTG AGCTTGTGGTCCAAGCTGTGGTTCTGGAAGGAGGTGGTGGACCACATTCCCTTGAGACCAGAGAACTTCCGGATCCTCCACCCAGAGATCATTCGCAAGACTGCGGAAGTCCTGCAGAGATACTCTGTGAAACAAGGAAAG ATGGTGCCCACACTGGGTGCTGGTGCTGTGGTGATGGCTCTGCAGCTGTGTGACCACGTCAGCCTGGCAGGCTTTGGCTACGACATGCAGCATCCTCACGCTCCGCTCCACTACTACGAGACCATACCAATGGCTGCCATGAAGGCTCAG GTGGTGCATGACGTCAGCGCTGAGAAGCTCTTCCTGAGGGAGCTGGTGGCTGCAGGAGCTGTGACTGACCTCACGGGAGCGCTGTGA
- the st3gal7 gene encoding ST3 beta-galactoside alpha-2,3-sialyltransferase 7 isoform X3, with the protein MVILNLLSVEEETRGRSPLLPEAAEAAATTHKQEAAQMQSKPFFLSRSENLSVSVVLLVGCYSAILLPAYFPLQKHSVIDEQDPKHLDLLNRSALQLCRPHWCVDRLKSLPRCSGLMDIPVFVLRDAGWDMPPPLGLRGSKEHLARALAALPQPDLPPSLRRSGERCRRCVVVGSGGVLLGSHLGSHIDQYGVVIRMNNAPVLGYERDAGSHTTIRVTYPEGAPSSADDYNKTDIVALAVFKSLDLDWLTSIITKQPLSLWSKLWFWKEVVDHIPLRPENFRILHPEIIRKTAEVLQRYSVKQGKMVPTLGAGAVVMALQLCDHVSLAGFGYDMQHPHAPLHYYETIPMAAMKAQVVHDVSAEKLFLRELVAAGAVTDLTGAL; encoded by the exons ATGGTGATCCTGAATCTCTTGAGCGTAGAAGAAGAGACACGCGGCCGCTCTCCGTTGCTGCCGGAGGCTGCAGAAGCTGCTGCAACGACACACAAACAAGAGGCCGCACAAATGCAATCAAAGCCCTTTTTCCTCAGCAG AAGCGAGAACCTTAGCGTCAGTGTGGTTCTTCTAGTGGGATGCTACTCTGCTATTCTACTTCCAGCATATTTCCCCCTGCAGAAACACTCCGTCATTGATGAGCAGGATCCCAAACACCTG GACTTGTTGAACCGCTCGGCCCTCCAGTTGTGTCGGCCCCACTGGTGTGTGGACCGCCTGAAGTCTCTGCCCCGCTGCTCGGGCCTGATGGACATTCCAGTGTTTGTGCTGCGAGACGCTGGCTGGGACATGCCTCCTCCTCTCGGGCTACGAGGGAGCAAAGAGCATCTGGCTCGGGCTCTGGCCGCTCTGCCTCAGCCGGACCTGCCACCATCGCTGAGGAGGAGTGGGGAGCGCTGCAGGCGCTGTGTGGTTGTGGGCAGTGGAGGGGTCCTGCTTGGGAGCCATCTTGGATCTCACATCGATCAATACGGTGTTGTCATCAG GATGAACAACGCTCCAGTGCTGGGCTACGAGAGAGACGCTGGTTCTCACACCACCATCCGCGTGACGTACCCAGAGGGAGCGCCCAGCTCTGCCGACGACTACAACAAGACGGACATTGTTGCTCTCGCGGTCTTTAAGAGTCTGGACCTGGACTGGCTGACTTCTATCATCACTAAACAACCACTG AGCTTGTGGTCCAAGCTGTGGTTCTGGAAGGAGGTGGTGGACCACATTCCCTTGAGACCAGAGAACTTCCGGATCCTCCACCCAGAGATCATTCGCAAGACTGCGGAAGTCCTGCAGAGATACTCTGTGAAACAAGGAAAG ATGGTGCCCACACTGGGTGCTGGTGCTGTGGTGATGGCTCTGCAGCTGTGTGACCACGTCAGCCTGGCAGGCTTTGGCTACGACATGCAGCATCCTCACGCTCCGCTCCACTACTACGAGACCATACCAATGGCTGCCATGAAGGCTCAG GTGGTGCATGACGTCAGCGCTGAGAAGCTCTTCCTGAGGGAGCTGGTGGCTGCAGGAGCTGTGACTGACCTCACGGGAGCGCTGTGA